The following are encoded together in the Malaya genurostris strain Urasoe2022 chromosome 3, Malgen_1.1, whole genome shotgun sequence genome:
- the LOC131439232 gene encoding uncharacterized protein LOC131439232: MAFSNNKMSPLLFLVLFVTASLLDYTVGETYECGIENYGPENHNYCVFRNVNYSKNTTSIAFKAPAAKQQRIVFENSDMEHLPREFLEKFGNDLKVLNVSGCKLRSVVIPRALEELYAIDNFIEKVVVHQNAQNSPMKEIYLQSNRLKDISNITKSCKNVRILDLSRNQELATESKFDLSVFDGFTQLEYLLLADVGAFYLDYTRKLNIPSLTLLDLSMNNLLPSDLRLEHLSNLEKLEMLRLNDNNMPQLDYSQLTEMKSLKQVFLEGNSFDCGYQQTMIKFLNENNIQTPVARPARSCHAGFKIESQMCCKSDNMMLGKPSTARPFLLTGTIVPAVPQTPLLNEATTNRMDNDATKPKSDMNSDNGVTSVRMNIVYILACVVMILLIRE; encoded by the exons atggcatTCAGTAACAA CAAAATGTCACCGTTACTGTTCCTAGTTCTATTTGTCACCGCATCGCTATTGGACTACACAGTCGGTGAAACGTATGAATGTGGCATCGAAAATTATGGCCCGGAAAACCACAACTATTGTGTGTTCCGAAATGTGAACTATTCCAAAAATACCACCAGCATTGCATTCAAAGCTCCAGCCGCCAAGCAACAACGCATTGTCTTCGAAAATTCGGATATGGAACATCTACCTAGGGAGTTTCTGGAGAAGTTTGGAAACGATTTGAAGGTGCTCAATGTCTCCGGATGCAAACTGAGATCGGTAGTCATACCAAGAGCATTGGAAGAGTTGTATGCCATTGATAATTTCATAGAGAAAGTAGTTGTCCATCAGAATGCACAAAACTCACCCATGAAGGAGATTTATTTGCAGTCGAACCGGTTGAAGGATATatcaaatattacaaaaagCTGCAAGAATGTGAGGATTTTAGACCTCAGTCGGAATCAGGAACTTGCAACCGAAAGTAAGTTCGATCTGTCGGTATTCGATGGTTTTACACAGTTAGAATATCTTCTACTGGCCGACGTCGGAGCATTTTATCTGGATTATACCAGAAAATTAAACATACCTTCTCTGACTTTGCTGGATTTGTCTATGAACAATTTGCTACCAAGTGATCTGCGTTTGGAGCACCTGTCTAATTTAGAGAAACTGGAAATGTTGCGATTGAATGATAACAATATGCCACAGTTAGATTATTCGCAGCTTACCGAAATGAAATCTTTGAAGCAAGTGTTCCTCGAAGGGAACTCCTTCGATTGTGGATATCAGCAAACGATGATCAAGTTCCTCAATGAGAACAACATCCAAACTCCAGTCGCTCGACCAGCAAGGAGCTGCCACGCTGGCTTCAAGATTGAATCGCAGATGTGTTGTAAATCAGATAATATGATGCTCGGAAAACCAAGTACTGCTCGTCCCTTCCTTTTGACTGGTACCATTGTCCCAGCCGTCCCACAAACTCCTTTGCTCAATGAAGCCACCACCAATCGAATGGATAACGATGCCACTAAACCAAAATCGGACATGAACTCAGATAATGGAGTTACCAGTGTCCGCATGAACATTGTATACATTCTCGCATGTGTCGTAATGATTTTACTGATTCGTGAGTAA